One window of the Rosa rugosa chromosome 3, drRosRugo1.1, whole genome shotgun sequence genome contains the following:
- the LOC133735827 gene encoding protein LEAD-SENSITIVE 1-like has protein sequence MGLISNKIHRSNLQPGDHIYSFRKWKSYSHHGIFVEADKVIHYTKTRKEEPANKLRRRPACKKCGFDRKVHRGVVISCLDCFLSGYELYRFDYEVPYHHFLFKRSGTCSTGSCDDPAAVISRATALLNSQDGFGDYNLLENNCECFAIYCKTGKHMSEQSCSAKLTIRAVAQAILDQNSGRLLEDVRVHDPDNYMNLKEKIDKLIPLPLNEIIAILGKLNENEEDVEELETMEK, from the exons atgggaCTGATTTCAAACAAGATTCATAGGAGCAACCTCCAGCCAGGAGATCACATCTACAGCTTCAGAAAATGGAAGTCATACTCCCACCATG GAATATTTGTGGAGGCCGATAAGGTGATCCACTACACCAAAACCAGAAAAGAGGAACCAGCAAATAAACTGAGACGAAGGCCTGCTTGCAAAAAATGTGGTTTCGACCGAAAAGTTCATCGAGGAGTAGTCATATCTTGCCTTGATTGCTTTCTTTCAGGCTACGAGCTTTATCGGTTTGATTATGAAGTCCCCTATCACCATTTCCTCTTCAAGAGGTCAGGAACTTGCAGCACCGGAAGCTGTGATGACCCTGCTGCAGTTATAAGCCGTGCCACGGCCTTGCTCAACAGCCAAGATGGTTTTGGTGATTACAACCTTCTCGAAAACAATTGCGAATGCTTTGCGATTTACTGCAAAACAGGGAAGCATATGAGCGAGCAGTCATGTTCTGCCAAACTTACTATTAGAGCTGTTGCCCAAGCTATCTTGGATCAAAACTCTGGTAGGCTTCTTGAAGATGTGAGAGTTCATGACCCGGACAATTACATGAACCTGAAGGAGAAGATTGACAAGTTGATTCCGTTGCCGTTAAACGAAATCATTGCCATTCTCGGAAAgcttaatgaaaatgaggaAGACGTTGAGGAATTAGAGACAATGGAGAAGTAG